The following proteins come from a genomic window of Balearica regulorum gibbericeps isolate bBalReg1 chromosome 19, bBalReg1.pri, whole genome shotgun sequence:
- the TLCD1 gene encoding TLC domain-containing protein 1, with product MGPGWRAPSVALVGGSVALFGALRRAALALPRPAAVRSRPGRVWRWRNLLVSFAHSVLAGLWALFSLWHSPELLSDIQDGYSISGHLLVCFSSGYFIHDSLDIIFNHQSRSSWEYLVHHAMAISAFVSLIITGRFLVAAMLLLLVEVSNIFLTIRMLLKMSNVPSPALYEANKYVNLVMYFAFRLAPQAYLTWYFLRYVEVQGQGAFLTANLLLLDAMILMYFSRLLRSDFFPSLRKGSAGRDVDGEKFLID from the exons ATGGGCCCGGGCTGGCGGGCGCCCTCGGTAGCGCTGGTGGGCGGCAGCGTGGCGCTCTTCGGGGCGCTGCGGCGGGCGGCACTGGCCCtgccccggcccgccgccgtGAGAAGCCGCCCCGGACGCGTTTGGCGCTGGCGGAACCTCCTCGTCTCTTTCGCACACTCCGTGCTGGCCGGGCTATGGGCTCTCTTCAG cctctggCACTCCCCGGAGCTGCTCTCCGACATCCAGGACGGCTACAGCATCTCAGGGCACCTGCTGGTCTGCTTCTCCTCAG GCTACTTCATCCACGACAGCCTTGACATCATCTTCAACCACCAGTCCCGCTCCTCCTGGGAGTACCTGGTGCACCACGCCATG gccatCTCTGCCTTCGTCTCACTCATCATCACCGGCCGTTTCCTGGTGGCAgcgatgctgctgctgttggtggAGGTGAGCAACATCTTCCTCACCATCCGCATGCTGCTGAAGATGAGCAACGTGCCTTCCCCAGCACTCTACGAGGCCAACAAATACGTCAACCTGGTGATGTACTTCGCCTTCCGCCTGGCGCCCCAGGCTTACCTCACCTGGTACTTCCTCCGCTACGTGGAAGTGCAGGGCCAGGGTGCCTTCCTCACCGCCAACCTCCTCCTGCTCGATGCCATGATCCTCATGTACTTCTCCCGCCTCCTCCGctctgattttttcccctccctgcgcAAGGGTTCTGCAGGGAGAGACGTGGATGGTGAGAAGTTTCTGATAGACTGA